The sequence ACTTTTAGCATAACTATTGTCGTtattaaattttcttttttttgttttgttttgtcataaGACTGGGATCTGTATTTCAGGTCACactggttttattttatgtaactgAAATGAAAGATGTAGGACTAGAATTCCTATGCAGTTTCAGTGGCTTCAACCATTTTGGAAAAGGATAAGACAGTAACTATAATGACACGGATAGGACTATAGAACTATAGTAAGTTAATGGGaataatattaacattataAGGTATAACCAATTTGAAGTGATACAGGTTTAAGTGAAGTATGAAAGTCAAGGAAATATGAACTGACGGCTTCCATTTGTGATATGggcagctatatatatatatatataaataaaaagcattaaacAGTATGAAAGAAATCATAGAAAGTAGAGGGGCATCTCTTAATTTGAAGAACATGCTCATTTCCTAGCTATGGTCATTAAGTGTATATTGGTATTGATGTCCATTTTTGCTGCCCTCATCTTATCTTATTAAGGGTGGGAAGCATACTGTGTTACTGATGACTGAGTACGGAAGTTGGACATCGCTGGTCTATGCAAACATACAAGCTATTGTTATTCAATAAGAAGTCAGACAAGTATTAATATTTGCTAAAGCTTTATTGGACCGAGTTTAAGTTGAAGCTAACTATATTTAAGATAAGATGTTTATGCAAGAAGAGAAGAAAAGCATGGGCTGTATTAACTTTTAATCAGCATCTGGTTAAGATCTGCAAATTAAAAAGGATACCATTTTAAATCATATAATAAATTTATTGACCTTTTTCTGGCTTTTTGCcaataaatacagtaaattgtttttatttagggACTAATCTAATGGTCCTGACACGCTTGTATTGCTTTCTGTTTCTGACATTTCCATTCAGACTGGAAAACCCTTGGACTGGCCCACTGGGATTCAGTTCAATCCCAGCAGGAACATCTTCACTGATTTCCCTTTCAGCCCGTGAACCTTGAAGCAGCAGGGATTGGCCTCGTGGGTGGATGAATGAGAAACGATTGAATAGTTTGGGTGGTTCTGCTTGCTGCTCCTCAAGGACGGCACTGTCTTCATTTTCTAAATCTTTCTTGGGAACTGACTCTTCTTCTTTTGCCAGTTGTTCTTCACTAGAAGATACATTGTCATCTTTTTTGGCTTCCTCACGGGAAGATTTCTGGTCTTGTTCAGTGACTGCTTGAGCCGTTTCTTCAATGGGGGAAGACTCAGAGGAATCTTTATTGACATCCTCAGCGTCTGGCTGTTTTTCCTGTGGTATAGCAGCATGGAAGCCAAACTGAGGAAGGTTTTGTCCTCCTGCAGATAACAAGCACAAATAAGTTATAAGTACCATCTTTCAAGAAATGGGACAAAATAACATACAAATAGAGAAAAGTTTATCTCCACTTACCTAATcgaacatttctgtggtgcggATTGCTTAACACAAAATTTCTTTGTTCTAAGAACCCATTActgcttttttcttcttcagcaGAAGCCTCAATTGCTGGGAATTCCAAACTACGCTTCTCTGAAATCACAGCTTGCACTGGTTTTCCTGGGAAGGAGAATGCGTTCTGTCTACCTGCAAAATCAAACACAATCTCAGCCCTAACACAAGTGGTGATTTGCATGCAGGGAATGAAGTTGCTGTAGACATGGATGTGCGGTAGTTTTGGCACTCCTTGAAATAATCAAACACACCAGAAAGGCAGTGCACAATAGTGACGACTCTACGATGAGTGTTTGAGTAccattgcaaaaagaaaaagaaaaaaagcattggAATGGTACAAGATGAGTATTATCCTAAACAATTCATTATTGGCTATTAAGAAGTCTATTAAGCTGTTGTGTCCAGGACTACTAGCAGAAAAAGAACTCTGTCAACAGATTTTCTGAGATACTATCCTAGTTCAACTTGATGTAATCTATTACATTTACAGAACACACCAACAAGAAACACATTAAtgggtttaacaaaaaataggGTAAAAACTACTCAAATGTTGTAATAAGTTATGTAATAAGGTTAATTGTGTGAAGGCGACTTTTATATTCATGTCCCCCCATATATTCTACAGATATGGATCTTATAAACCAAATATTATTGTCATCTCCCCCTTTACTCTTTgataaaacaaattaagaagTACAAGGTGAACCCCTAGGCCATGAAGCATTTTAATTAATCACTTACCACGATTCTGAAgggccacacagacacccaccagAGCAAGGACAATTATAGTCTTCATTGTTGCCAGTTTTCCACACAAATGGGTTGTCATACGTCGGTCTACaccttttaaaaaatggaagTGGCTCCGCCTAAAATACTGCACGCATGAGATATGGAAAGGTGAAACGTGGAGTTTGGGCAGTTTCTACATTCCATTTCTGTTTAAATGTGTTAGCCGGTCCATGTGGTGCTTCCTAGAGTAAAGGCCAACCTCATACCGCTCCATGGAGATATGGAACTGATCATTAACTGTAGTTGTATGAATAGTTTAAGAatgaagaaggaaaaggagcaaAGCAACAGTCATACCAACTCATCAAGATAAAATCACAATATAGGGGACTGTTGCTTTACGGAAGATTTTCACTGTATTGTATTTAAGAGCACTCATTGGTGAATAAAGAAATACATCAtgttaacaaataaataatcaacACGGCTTTGCTTGTATTTACCTCTGTATGACAAGGTCCCCAGTGATTAACACTTGAAGAACTGAAGGGAACATCTTGCCATTTATACATAGTGAGAACTTGACATAACACTGAGTTATTTATTGTCTGATCAGTTATAATACTAATGCACAGAAACGGTTAAGACAATTCTATAACAGCGATCAAAGTGACTGGCAACAGAGAAGACCAAACATCTTCACCAAATCTAAGCCAACCATACATGGTAGATTTAATAACAAATCAAGCAGAATCAAtacaaacaagcaaaaaaaaaacattattgcacATTATTGTACATCGTGATTTGCTGTTTTATTGGCCATCATGCTTTTCTTAAAATTGACAATTAtaggaaatatattttgcagTACCTGAAATTGATGAAACTTGaggaagtttatttatttattttttaaatattcatgtcTTAACATATTTTTTGGATACAAACTACCAGAGATACTTTTTTTGTAGTCAATGGGCTGTAAATTATAAATCCTCTGTTAGGCTGGGCTGGCTAAATATGATAGGTGTTGTAGTATACCAACTGGAAAGTTGATGTTTCCCTAGACTATTTTCTCAAGGTATAgcacaaaacacacactttcCATGGCCCTTAGAGAATGGTTTGTTGACAGATCTATGGAAGGAGAATTTGTGAAGCTAATCTTTACTCTGCAAATATTTaagctttaaaacaaaaacaacctgTACTTTTTCCAAGTGGAATGTCTGACACGTAGTAATATAAGTCTGGAGTTTAATAGACCACTCGTGGTCCACGAAATATGGATTCTGTCTCGAGATCAATATTTGGGAAATAAAGGATGATATTTGTAGTTAAAGGTGATGCATTTTATTGTTGGATAGACAAATACACTATATCCACAAAAGTATTACGACAACTGACCCTTActccaacagggacttttatgacattgcattctaaatatatagacattaatatgtatttggtccccctttgtagttataacatcttccactcttctaggaaggctttccatgtGGGTTTGGACTGTTTCTGTGGGAGGGTTTTGCCTATTCAATCAgtacagcatttgtgaggtcaggcactgatgttggatgagaagtcCTGGtttacaatctccattccagttcatcccaaacgtgttcgatggggttgaggtcagggctctgtgtgggctaGTCAAGATCTTCCATACTAAACTCATCcgaccatgtctttatgggcatAAAGTGTACTGGGGCACAGACATGCTAGAaaaaggccttccccaaactgttcccataaggtaggaaacatagcattgtccaaaatgtcttggtatgtgaCCTTCAGAACacatgacctcacaaatgctctactggatgaatgggcataaattccaacagaaacactccaaaatcttgtggggAGTCTATccagaaaagtggaagctgttatggctgcaaagcgggtaccaactacatattaatgcctatgtatttagaatgtgatgtcatcaaagtccttgtttgtgtaatggtcaggtgtccagatacttttgtccatatattgcATCTAGCCTTATTAGCTTTTGAGAGCTTAAGACTCTTATTCAGATAGGCCAAATTCAAAAAAGACTTCTGATGTCTTAAAAGCTTTTGTCATATTTCTCTACTGACACCACTTTCTCTTCGACCAAAGCAACTATATCCATTGACACCCCAAGAGCGAATCAAATTTGTAGTAGATGTGGAATAACTATCAATTATTATCTGtgcaatgaaaatgttttttgatgTTTAACAAAAGGAATAAGGGTGCTCATCTGCATCAACACCAGATAAAGACTCAGCAACTCTATTGTTTGCAACAAGGCAGTAGATTAAGCAGTCAGGATGCCTGTCTAGTAGAGTGGGCTAGAACTACTTGTATATTCGTGCCTTCTGTGTCAGGTCCAGATATGGTGCCAGCCCTTCTGCCGCACAACAGGGAGCCAATGTCTCTATTGGGTTATCAGGCTCCCAGTAGCATCGCTGCTCAATATGCTAGTTAAAAGGGAAATCActaatctccccaactggcccattagcGATATAGAGGGCTGTGCTGAGTAATACTGCCTAAAACTGTGCTTCATATCAGCACTTAACAGAAAGTATGGCGGCAAGCAGTGGACAACTGATCCAAGGCAGCGCAGAGGACAAACACAACATTGTTACTTCTTTTTGCCATAATTTATTCAGCGAGCATCTGTGTTATAGTAGATTATTTAAGTTTAAGGCTCTTACCATTTTGGATCCTGCTTTGGAGGAGATGCTGCCCAAGATTAGGGAGCAACAGAGGTCTGTCTGCCTATAGGAAAAGTTGGAGGTCATCAGGAGTGACCTCAAAGTCCCTCAGGCCCCAGCAGGTCATTCCAGGATAATAAGGACTAGGCATTTGTGCCAGCCCATGCATTTGAGCCCATAGTCAGGGTCTTTATCTTGAGGTATAAGAAGTGGACATCCTCCTTCACTAACCCCAGCAGCAATATGGCCTGGGAGAGGGCTTCCCTAGCAGTCATGGCCTACCTGGAGCGCAGTGTGGACTACCTGCACCAGGCAGAGGCCTTCCTTTGGGGGGGGTCAAGGATCGTTGGAAGCAACAGGAGAAACCGCCGGACGGGGTGGCACACTGGACAGAAGTCCCCCCGATGGCGTGACGGAGGAGCAGATCTCATAGCACTGGCTGGAGGCCTGCCCGACAGCAGGCCAGCTGGGAGGTGACAGATATATAAGGATTTCTGAAAGTTGGTTGGCTATTGTCTGCAAAAAGTCCAAATTTGATTTCCCTTCCTATGAGCGTTAAAGAGCCTTGAATTTCACATGTACTTCTGATTGAAATGGATAGGGGATCCACAGCCAAAACATAAGTAATGGAGATAAATCACACTCCTACCTGATACCATTGGTTACTTTACATTTCCTGAAAAAAAGCCTGCAAGTACCAAAGTTCATTGTTTCATTTCAAGCCACTATAAGCTTTACAAGATACTCCTACGTGTGGGATCTTATGGTTTCAGAGGGAATGCATAAATGTTAAGGCTGATgtatattagcctgtagttgtgggaggggctatggttatttaaccaacgCCTCTCCCTTCCACAGCTACGTTACAGCTCCTAACGTTGGCTGATGCtatacaggaagtgatgtcacggaACTTCAGGAAGGAACATTGCAGTTTTCAGCTAGTAttggcagtgtggcatgtctgcgTTTCAGGAGCCAAACGACTCCTGCAAATCAGGTTTTTTCGGGGTTATTCGAGAGGGGGCACCCCCCCCCTTCCGGTTATGCTTATTTTCTCATTGCTTGCTTGGTCGTTTATTAACTCATTTACGGGGTCTACGTGgggttttgttgttgtttacagACTGCTTTGTGTATGCAGGGCGCTGCACAGGTGCTGTTAATCAAACATAAACCTTCCCAAGCCTGTTTTCACTTTCTTCGTAAtctctatatgtttcttttactaACCGTGCCTAATTACAACATCTGTGTTAAAGGTAGCAGTTCAGTGGAGCTATGCTGGGTACTTCCCTTGATTCGGcttgtttatatgtatgcatggcCACTCAGGTGCACTTCTCATACTCAATCGTTACTAAGCCAGTTAACCCTTTTACTACCGATACCTGTTGATACCTCTAGTCCTGCACTACACATCATTACGCACGCTCTCTTTCCTTCATGCTTTTATACTGTTCAGCTCATGTTACTATGTCTGCACTTTTATGGAGGTTCATTTCCTTTTCCAAGCGTGTTTTCAGTCGCTCGCTATATCGTTTTTGGAGTTACTCGTTGTATGCTACAGCTGGTCAATTACCCCCCCGGTAATTCACCAATGGATGGCAAGTAAGAGCTTGCTAATGTTAATGGACATCCTGTTTAGTCCTGGTACAGGTATAGTGCTTAAGCTTCCATGTAATTTTTTCGGATACAGGCAGCTTGGTGAGCTGGCTACTGTACTTAATGCAGCTTCGGTTCTTCTGTTCATTACGAGCTGTCACTCGGTCACACGAAACGCATCAATCCGGTCCGAGTACACTGTTTCTTCCTACCAATGTCCCCGGGTGCCCAGTTGCAGTCCTTATTTTACTGGGACGGTAAGTCAGCCTTCGTTGGTTCATGCGACCGAAGGTACTGGCCATTACGCTTATTCTTCGCCATCTCTGAAGTCTCGGACTTGTGTTCTGTTGCTGATCATTTCGTTCTGTCCCTCGAATCGGTCCGGCCAAGTACACGAATTACGTTTTTTCTTACCGACTCAGTTTGGTGCCCAGTTGCAGTCCTGCGAGccttgttgttggtttttgaCTGGGAAACCGAAAGCTAGTCTTCTTTTGCCCTTCCCCAGGGAGCCGTTGTCGTCAGTCATGTTTATCAGATATGTTAGGTTATTACGTACCAGTTTTGGCCTTAACCCGCTCGCATAATCAGGGCAGCCTCAGCAGCGTCTAAGAATACGTTCCAGCCCAGGTGATTAAAAGCTAGGCAGATGGAACTCCTCGTGTTTCCTTCTTTATATCTCACAACCACTCGGGAATGCGTAATGCCTTCACGTCACTCGCTTAATAAGCTTGGTCATTCGTATTGTCATGTTATGGTACGACTaactttgtcttcttctttttgccctctataggcctacctggtacgtcggtcatggcacacctcagacccAATGGACCCTCTCTGGGTCTTTGGTTCTCCGTTCCACTAATCCTATTCGTTTGCCCCTCACACAAATGTTAAGGCTGATgtatattagcctgtagttgtgggaggggctatggttatttaaccaacgCCTCTCCCTTCCACAGCTACGTTACAGCTCCTAACGTTGCCCTCCCTTGCCCCCCCTATtaatttccttccttttatttcctcttttctcctctatcctttctttcatttctatttacggggtggccctctataggcctacctggtacgtcggtcatggcacacctcagaccgaatggaCCCTCTCTGGGTCTTTGGTTCTCCGTTCCACTAATCCTATTCGTTTGCCCCTCACACAACAGTGGAAAATTCTGATCACTGTTGAAGAGTCTTAGACGAGAAGGCTGAATACATCTGTAACAATTTAGATAAAAGATTCCCAATTGAACAGCAAATGAAATGGACTCTAGTAAGATAGAcctgcttttttccccctcgaTTTCAGGAGGCGATGCGTGCAATCAAGCATAAGCTTGTTTGTGGAAGACGGACCCAAAAAAGCCATGTACACACGCTTCAGAAAACCTTTCCACTTCCACAGACCCTCCTCAACAAGAGGTCATTTTACTTGACAGTTAGTTCTTACCCCAGGAAgcctatatttatataacgcttACTAATGCACTTGGCATAACAGATTTTTCGTTACATTACCGGTAAAAAGGCGTATCTGTACAGATTTTATTGACAGGTGGAACAATAGGCATACGCACTTGAGGACCCAGATTCTTGCCGCAGAGCTGGATCTCCTCCTAGGCATGGGCAGAGTGGACTGGAGATGTTCTCCCATTTTCAAATGTCTATTTTTCTATTGTGCTACCAGGTCTAAACCTATCATTCCCAACTGTGTAGTGTGTACTGTCCTGAGAGGAGGCTCTTGTGAGAAACAAGAGAGTGCTAGTGAAATTCATTGAATGACATTGAATAATGGCACGAATGAAAAAATCTTAGCTTGATAAAGATCCATAATATTTTGCTTAATAATAAGTCTACTTCCAAAATAAAGGTGACATTTGGAAATTAATCCTGAAATTACAgtctcattatttttaaaggccACGATGCAGCTTTTCTCATTACATCTATAATAA comes from Spea bombifrons isolate aSpeBom1 chromosome 11, aSpeBom1.2.pri, whole genome shotgun sequence and encodes:
- the LOC128468158 gene encoding uncharacterized protein LOC128468158, yielding MTTHLCGKLATMKTIIVLALVGVCVALQNRGRQNAFSFPGKPVQAVISEKRSLEFPAIEASAEEEKSSNGFLEQRNFVLSNPHHRNVRLGGQNLPQFGFHAAIPQEKQPDAEDVNKDSSESSPIEETAQAVTEQDQKSSREEAKKDDNVSSSEEQLAKEEESVPKKDLENEDSAVLEEQQAEPPKLFNRFSFIHPRGQSLLLQGSRAEREISEDVPAGIELNPSGPVQGFSSLNGNVRNRKQYKRVRTIRLVPK